CTTCTGCGTGCCGTAGGAGGTCATCGGCGTCGGGTGGAAATCGTCGGGGATGACATCCGGGAACGGCGCCCCGAACACCGCGATGGAGGAGGTGAAGACGACGCGCGGACGGTAGTCCGCCAGCCGGATCGCGTCGAACAGCATCCGCGTGCCGTCGAGGTTGACCCGGTAGCCAAGGTCGAAATTGGCTTCCGCCTCGCCGGACACGACGCCGGCGAGATGGAAGATGACGTCCGGCCGGCGCGAGACCAGCATGTCGACAGTGTCGGGGCTGGCGATGTCGCCGACGAAGACCGAAGTCTCTGCGTCGGCAATGGAAACGAGATCGGCCGCGACGATGTCGTGCAGGTCGAGCGCGGCGATCGGCTTGCCGGCGACCTCGCCGTCTCTTGCGAGCCGGGCGACCAGCTTGCGGCCGATCATGCCGGCCGCACCGGTTACCAGGATGCGCATCAGCGTCCCCCACCCTGCGCGCGGCCGCGCAGCCAGAACACCAGGAAGAAGGCGAGCACGAAGAGGACGGCGACGCCGCCGGCTGCGACGGGCGAGCGCTCGCCGACGAAGAGCATGATCTTCGGCAGGTAGAAGGCGACGATGCCAAAGCCGAGCAGGATGACCAAGGCGGCGATCGCCGAATTGCGGGTGCGCGGGTCCATCAGAGCGTCCAGCCTCCGTCGATTGGAATGGCGGTTCCGGTGGTGAAGGCGGACTCGGCCGCGGCGAGGTAGACGGCCAGCGCCGCGATCTCCGAGGCCTCGCCGACGCGGCCCATCGGCTGGCGCGACACGAACATTTCCATCGCCTTGTCCTTGCCGCCGACCGATTTGCCGAGATCTTCCACCCGCCCCTCCCAAGACGGCGAGCGGACCGTGCCGGGACAGATCGCGTTGCAGCGGATGCCCTGGCGGATGAAGTCGACCGCGACGGATTTGGTGAGGCCGATCACGGCCGCCTTCGTCGCGCCGTAGACGTAACGGTTCGGCGCACCTTTGAGCGAGGAAGCGCCGGAGGATAGATTGATGATCGAGCCGGAGCTTCCATTTGCCTTCGCCCGCGCCAGCATACCCGGCAGGAAGGCGCGGATCGTCCGGTGCATCGATTTGACGTTGAGATCGAAGGAGAAGTCGAAATCCCTGTCGCTCGCGTCGAGCACGGTGCCGTGATGCACGAAGCCCGCCACGTTCACCAGGATGTCGACCTCGCCGACCTTGGCGGCATAGGCCTCGACCGCCTTTGTCGACAGGACGTCGAGCTTCGCCTTCTTCG
The Mesorhizobium australicum genome window above contains:
- a CDS encoding SDR family oxidoreductase, which gives rise to MAGRLKGKIAVVTAAGQGIGRAIAEAFIAEGATVFASDIARDKLDGLARAKKAKLDVLSTKAVEAYAAKVGEVDILVNVAGFVHHGTVLDASDRDFDFSFDLNVKSMHRTIRAFLPGMLARAKANGSSGSIINLSSGASSLKGAPNRYVYGATKAAVIGLTKSVAVDFIRQGIRCNAICPGTVRSPSWEGRVEDLGKSVGGKDKAMEMFVSRQPMGRVGEASEIAALAVYLAAAESAFTTGTAIPIDGGWTL